DNA from Flavobacteriales bacterium:
AGCGCATCTTCAACGCCGGTACCGGCGAGCTGATGTACCTGGGTGATGATGCGGCCTTGGCCGGCAAGAAAGAGGGCATCATCGCGCAGGACCTGCTGAACGTGATGCGCGCCCGATGACAGACAGGCCCCCGCCAGGCGGGAGGCCGACGGACGAACCGAGTTGCCCCGACGGCGGGCCGCATCCGCAGGGTTTGGGCGCGAACGGGCGCAAGCATGAGCGTTGAACCGCCCTCCAGGCGGGAAGAGCGGGAGCCGTGCCTACATTGGCGATTCACAATCCCTTCTCCAAATGCGTTTCGCTTACCTGACCGTGGCCCTGGCCCTCGCTCCCTCGCTGATGGCTGAACACCTGCCCGGCGGCAGCATCACCACGCGCTGCATCGGCAATAACCAGCACGAGGTGACCTTGACGCTCTGGCGCGAATGCTCGGGCGCGCCCATGATCGCGCAGAACCTCGCCTTCACCAACAATTGCGGGGTGAGCTTCAGCATCAACAACGTCCCGCTGATCGCTACGGAGGAGGTCTCCCCCATCTGCCCCGACCAGCAGGACCAGACCACCTGCGAGGGCGGCACGCTCATCGGCATCGAGCAGTACACCTACCGCACCACGCTCTTCCTGAGCCCCTGCAACTTCTGGACGATCGGGTGGAACACCTGCTGCCGGAACGAATCGGTGAACCTCGAGGGCGCCCAAGGCATCTACATCGAAGCGCTGGTGAACAACATCGGCGGTGCCTGCAACAGCTCCCCGGTCTTCTCCGACCAGACCCCACCCTTCGTTTGCGTGGATCAGCCCGTGAGCTATGACCCGGGCGTGGTGAACTCCGCCGGGCAGCAGCTCAAGTTCCGTCTCATCGGCGCCCGCCGCTACACCGGGACAGTGGACCCGGTGCTCTACCAGGCCCCCTACACCGGAGCGGAGCCCTTCACGGGCATGGTCATCGACAGCCTCACCGGCAACATCGCCTTCACCCCCACTCTCCAGGGCTACATCGTGTGCGTGATCCAGGTGGAGGTCCGCAATGCAGCCGGCCAGTGGGTCGGCACGATCATGCGCGACTTCCCCTTCATCGCCCAAGCCTGCGGCAATACGGTGCCCAGCGCGGATAGCGGAGTCACGGGCGGCGCATCGGGGAACGCCGCGCCAACAGGCCCTTACACCGTAACCACTTGCGGCGGTGCGTTCTGTTTCGAGGCCACCGTGGCGGATGGGGACCCGGGGCAGGCGCTCACCCTGGGCAGCAACGTGGACCAGGTCCTCCCCGGCTCGAGCTTCACGGTGACCGGTACCAACCCGGCCGTGGCGGCCATCTGCTGGAACAGCGCTGGCGCAGCACCGGGCAATTACGTGTTCACCATCACCGCGCTCGATGATGCCTGCCCCGTGCGCGGCGCTCAAACCTACACGTACACCCTTACCGTAGGCACCGCCGATGCCACCGCTGGCCCTGATGCAACGGCGACGCTCTGCCCCGGCAGCGGCATCGACCTCACCAGCCTGATGACCGGTGATGCCGGCGGCACTTGGAGCGCCGGGCCCCTCGTCACCGAACCGGGCGTCTACACATATACCATCACCAGTGCGTGCGGGGAGGACGAGGCCGTCTTCACCATCGAGCCGGGCGAAGCCGCCGATGCCGGACCGGATGCATCGACCACCATCTGCGCAGGCGGAACGGTGGACCTGGATGGGCTGGTGCTAGGGCAGAACGGCGGCGTGTGGAGCAGCGGAGCACCGATCACCTCCCAGGCCGGCACCTACACGTACACCGTGACCAATGCGTGCGGCTCCGATGAGGCCTCCTTCTTCGTCAGTGTCGCTGCGCCACCCGACCCGGGCATCGACAACACCGTGGATGTCTGCCCCATCGCCAGTGCATTCACCATGCTCGATTCCCTGCTCGGCACGCCTGATCCAGGAGGCGCTTGGTTCAGCCCGGACAACAGCAGCCATGGGCCCGTCTTCGACCCCTCCATCGACCCGGCAGGGGTGTATTGCTATCGCGTGCCCGGAACAGCGCCCTGCCCCGACACCGAGGCCTGCCTCACCATCGCGTTGCTGCCCCCGACGGACCCCTATTGCATCTGGCTCGGCAGCCCGGAGCTTGCGCCGGAACAGCTGATCGCTCCCAACCCCAGCGCCGGGCAGCTGCGCTTGAGCGGTCTTCATGCCATCCATGCCGAAGTGATCGACGCCAGCGGGCGCATCGTATTCCGTACGGCCTTGGCTTCAGCGCCGGAGCAGTGGGTCGACCTTCCGACCACCCTATCCCAAGGCGGATACCTGCTTAAAGCGACCCGGCGCGATGGCACCGCATTGATCCAGCGCTTCAATCTGGTGCGTTGATCGGACGACCCATCAAATGTCAACAGGCGCCGAGCTGATCGGCGCCTGTTGTTGTTTAGCGATCATGGCGATCGTTCTGATCACGGGCGGCAGCGGACTCATCGGCCGTCGGCTCAGTCGCAGCCTCGTCCAAGGCGGACACGCGGTGCGCTGGCTGAGCCGCTATGCCGGTGAGCGCGAGGGCATCCGCGCCTTTGCATGGGACCTGCGCTCCGGCACCATCGACCGTGACGCATTGGAGGGCGTGGACCATGTGGTACACCTGGCCGGGGCCGGGATCGCAGACCGGCGTTGGACGGCAGCGCGCATCCGGGAGCTCATCGACAGCCGCAGCACGAGCGCGCGGCTGCTGCTCACCGGCTTCATCTCAACGGGGCAGCTGCCCCGGACGATGGTGAGTGCAGCGGGCATCGGGTATTACGGTGCCATCACCTCCGACGGGCCGCTCACCGAAGAGGCGCCCCCGGGCAAGGACACCATCGCCCGCATCAGCCTGGAGTGGGAGCGCAGCGTGGACGAATGGTCATCGCATTGCCGGGTGGTGAAGCTCCGCACGCCCGTGGTGCTCGCCCGGGAAGGAGGTGCGCTGCCCAAGCTGGCGCTGCCTGTGCGCCTGGGTCTCGGCGCTGCGCTCGGCAGCGGAAGGCAATGGATGCCCTGGGTGCACATCGACGACCTGGTGGATGCCTACACCGCTGCCATCGCCGACGAGCGGATGCGCGGGGCCTATCATGCTGTGGGCGGCAATGCCACCAATGCCGAGCTGATGCGCACCCTCGCCCGAGTGCTCCACCGGCCCTTCTTCCTCCCCAACGTTCCCGCGCCGCTGCTCCGCCTGGCGTTGGGCCGCATGGCCGATGTGCTGCTGGAGGGAGCCCCTATTGACGGGAGCCGCCTGGTCGCGGCCGGGCATGGTCCCCGCCGCACCGTGCTTGAGGACGCCTTGTACGACCTGCTGCGGCCCTCTTGAGCGTCAGGCGCTACGGCCCATGAGCCCCAAGGCGAGCGCACGCAGGGGTGCCTTCCGCGGCTCCGGCACCCCCAGGGCATCAAGCTGCGCCATTGCCTGCTCCTCCAGCGACCGGATGAGCGCATCCGAGGCATCCCGCACACCTAGTCTCACCAGTGCATCGATCATCGCGCCGATGTCGCGGGCGACGCTGGCCTGCTGCATGGCCTCGGTGAGGGCTCCGGTGCCCTGCTCAAGCTCCAGGCCGCGGATCAGCAGCCAAGTCTTCTTGCCAGCGCGGAGGTCGCCCCCGCGCTGCTTGCCCGTCACCCGCGGATCGCCGAAGGCATCGATATGGTCGTCGCGCAGCTGGAAGGCCAGGCCGAGCTTCTCGCCGAAGCGCCCGAGGGCGGCCTGTTGGCCTTCCTGCCCGCCGGCCTTGATGGCCCCCAGCTCGAAGGCGCAGGCCAGAAGCACCGCGGTCTTGCGCCGGATCATGGCCATGTATTCTTCGGCCCCCACGCCACCGCGGTGCTCGAAGGCCATGTCCATGTCCTGGCCCTCGCACACCTCCAGCGCATAGCGGTTGAAGACCTGGAGCACGCGCGGATCGGCGCCCATGCACTGGTAGGCCTTCACGAGCATCGCATCGCCGCTGAGGATGGCGGTGTTCTCATTCCATCGCACATGCACCGTGGGCTGCCCGCGCCGGGTGGGCGAGCGGTCCATGATGTCATCGTGCATGAGCGTGAAATTGTGAAAGAGCTCCACCCCCAGCGCCACATCCAGTGCGGATTTCGGATCCCCGCCGAGCGCTTCACAGGCCATGAGGGTCGCCACCGGCCGAACGCGCTTGGCGGGCAGCCGCATGAGGTAGGCCATGGGCTCATAGAGCGCTGCCGGCGGCAGGGCGCCGCACCAGTCGTTGATGCGGGCCTCCACGGCCGCACGGTGCTCTTCCAGGGTGCGCATGCGCTGGGGTCAGCTCTTGAGGAGCGACATCAGGTACTGGCCGTAGCCGCTCTTCACCAAGGGACGCGCGAGGGCCTCCAGTTGTTCAGCATTGATCCATCCCTTCTTCCAGGCCACCTCCTCGATGCAGCCGATGCGCAGGCCCTGCCGCTCTTCGATCACCTGCACGAACTGGCCCGCTTGCATGAGCGAGGCGAAGGTGCCGGTATCCAACCAGGCCGTGCCGCGGTCGAGCAGCTCCACCCGCAGCCGCCCGCGGCGCAGGTACTCCTTGTTCACGTCGGTGATCTCGTACTCGCCGCGTGCGCTCGGCTTCAGGTCGCGCGCGATGTCGAGCACATCGTTGTCGTAGAAGTACAGGCCTGGAACGGCGTAGTTGCTCTTCGGCTTGGCGGGCTTCTCCTCGATGCTCAGCACCCTGCCTTCGGCATCGAAGTCGACCACGCCGTACCGCTCAGGATCGCTCACGTGGTAAGCGAAAACCAGCCCGCCATCGGGTGAGGTGTGCTCGCTGAGCATGCGTCCCATGCCCCGTCCGTAGAAGATGTTGTCGCCGAGGATGAGCGCCGCGGAGTCGCGGCCAACGTGCTCGCGGCCGATGACGAAGGCCTGCGCCAGGCCGTTGGGCTGCGGCTGCTCGGCATAGGTGAAGCTGCAGCCCAGCGCGGAGCCGTCGCCGAGCAGCTTGCGGAAGCTCGGGAGGTCGTGCGGCGTGCTGATGATGAGGATCTCCCGGATGCCCGCAGCCATGAGGGTGCTCAGCGGGTAGTAGATCATCGGTTTGTCGTACACCGGCATGAGCTGCTTGCTCACGGCGAGGGTCAGGGGGTGCAGACGCGTGCCGGAGCCGCCGGCGAGGATGATGCCTTTCATGCTACGATGATACGCCGGGCCTGCCGGACTCGGTTTCGTTGGCGGTTCCGCGCCCCGCCGACTCGAGCGGGAGCTCGGCCAGCTCGATGTCGCCTTCCTCGTCAAGGATGTCCAGGAGGGGCTCGCGGAAACTCTTGAGGGTCACGTACTGCTCGAAGCTGAGCAGCAGGGAGGGCAGCACGATGAGGTTTGTGCACATGGCTACCAGCAGGGTGAACGAGACGAGCAGCCCCAGCGCCTGCGTCCCTCCGAATTCGGAGAAGCTGAAGAGCGAGAAGCCGCTGAAGAGCACGATGCTGGTGTACATCATGCTCACCCCCGCCTCATGAAGGGCGGCGAGCACGGCCTCGCGGATCGAACGGCCGCCGAGCTTCAGCTCCATGCGGTAGCGCGAGAGGTAGTGGATGGCATCGTCCACGGCGATGCCGAAGGCCACAGAGAAGACCAGGATGGTGCTGGGCTTGATGGGTATGCCCAGGTAGCCCATGAGCCCGGCGGTGGCCACGAGCGGCACCAGGTTGGGCACCAAGGAGATCACCACCATGCGCAAGGACCCGAGCATCAGCGCCATGAGCACCGCGATGACGGCCACGGCCATCACCAAGGAGATGGCGAGGTTCTTCACCATGTACTTGCTCCCCTCCAGGAAGACCACGCTGGTGCC
Protein-coding regions in this window:
- a CDS encoding TIGR01777 family oxidoreductase; the protein is MAIVLITGGSGLIGRRLSRSLVQGGHAVRWLSRYAGEREGIRAFAWDLRSGTIDRDALEGVDHVVHLAGAGIADRRWTAARIRELIDSRSTSARLLLTGFISTGQLPRTMVSAAGIGYYGAITSDGPLTEEAPPGKDTIARISLEWERSVDEWSSHCRVVKLRTPVVLAREGGALPKLALPVRLGLGAALGSGRQWMPWVHIDDLVDAYTAAIADERMRGAYHAVGGNATNAELMRTLARVLHRPFFLPNVPAPLLRLALGRMADVLLEGAPIDGSRLVAAGHGPRRTVLEDALYDLLRPS
- a CDS encoding polyprenyl synthetase family protein, whose amino-acid sequence is MRTLEEHRAAVEARINDWCGALPPAALYEPMAYLMRLPAKRVRPVATLMACEALGGDPKSALDVALGVELFHNFTLMHDDIMDRSPTRRGQPTVHVRWNENTAILSGDAMLVKAYQCMGADPRVLQVFNRYALEVCEGQDMDMAFEHRGGVGAEEYMAMIRRKTAVLLACAFELGAIKAGGQEGQQAALGRFGEKLGLAFQLRDDHIDAFGDPRVTGKQRGGDLRAGKKTWLLIRGLELEQGTGALTEAMQQASVARDIGAMIDALVRLGVRDASDALIRSLEEQAMAQLDALGVPEPRKAPLRALALGLMGRSA
- the rfbA gene encoding glucose-1-phosphate thymidylyltransferase RfbA, coding for MKGIILAGGSGTRLHPLTLAVSKQLMPVYDKPMIYYPLSTLMAAGIREILIISTPHDLPSFRKLLGDGSALGCSFTYAEQPQPNGLAQAFVIGREHVGRDSAALILGDNIFYGRGMGRMLSEHTSPDGGLVFAYHVSDPERYGVVDFDAEGRVLSIEEKPAKPKSNYAVPGLYFYDNDVLDIARDLKPSARGEYEITDVNKEYLRRGRLRVELLDRGTAWLDTGTFASLMQAGQFVQVIEERQGLRIGCIEEVAWKKGWINAEQLEALARPLVKSGYGQYLMSLLKS